From a region of the Triticum aestivum cultivar Chinese Spring chromosome 7D, IWGSC CS RefSeq v2.1, whole genome shotgun sequence genome:
- the LOC123166504 gene encoding uncharacterized protein has translation MYCGCSLIIHPSIGKHIIRPLITRTSLKRCSQARLCTHCRPFASLLSSSPPSAIRHHRRRRPLVIIVAGHAALRRPHTSPVARWSAPLIVDVAGCSSSAPPTSCDTPAVAHPHHHFTGGKPRQGLWKARDLDALRYEATILRSNATSTMMVRPRIPEGIEANKG, from the exons ATGTATTGCGGCTGCTCGCTGATCATTCATCCATCCATCGGCAAGCATATCATTCGCCCACTCATCACTAGAACATCGCTCAAGCGCTGCTCACAAGCCCGCCTATGTACGCATTGTCGGCCGTTCGcctcgttgttgtcgtcgtcgccgccgtcggccATTCGTCATCATCGTCGCCGCCGGCCGCTCGTCATCATCGTCGCCGGTCATGCCGCTCTTCGTCGGCCACACACGTCGCCGGTCGCTCGTTGGTCCGCGCCACTCATCGTCGACGTTGCCGGCTGCTCATCATCTGCACCGCCCACAAGCTGCGACACACCGGCGGTTGCTCATCCACATCACCACTTCACGGGAGGAAAGCCAAGGCAAG GTTTATGGAAGGCTAGGGACTTGGATGCTTTAAGGTACGAAGCTACTATTCTCAGGAGCAATGCTACGAGTACGATGATGGTCCGCCCGAGGATTCCGGAGGGAATTGAAGCTAACAAAGGGTAG